One window of Branchiostoma lanceolatum isolate klBraLanc5 chromosome 6, klBraLanc5.hap2, whole genome shotgun sequence genomic DNA carries:
- the LOC136436659 gene encoding cytochrome P450 2U1-like, translating to MSGSRTDPVEIVVARWGTGFRQRKRFATTALKTLGMKVGRGNIEEKIREEADCLRHRIAEYEGLPFDIAHDVFVGVANIICSMVFGKRYDYKDETFRELSEAVVTVMFELGAGQIISVFPLLRFVPVVNRSANNALEELLKIQNVLREEISRHREHFDCENPRDFIDYCLLEQDKSGGLTDENVLFMAQDLFFAGTDTTTNTLLWSLLYMTLNPDIQNKVQEELDAVVGEGLPTLSHRSQLPYLNACLLEAMRIRHISPLAIPHATTETVKVQGYDVLKGTQVLLNLYSVHMDPAYWHDPHRFDPERFLDAEGNVINKPESFLPFSGGRRVCLGEQLARMELYLFFSTLLQSFTFKTPEGASPPSTDAVFGITTRPHPFKLCVIPR from the exons ATGTCCGGTTCCAGAACAG ATCCTGTAGAAATAGTTGTTGCACGTTGGGGGACCGGATTCAGACAGAGGAAGAGGTTTGCCACCACCGCCCTGAAGACCCTGGGCATGAAGGTCGGACGTGGCAACATTGAGGAGAAAATCCGAGAGGAAGCGGACTGTCTCCGCCACAGG ATTGCAGAATACGAGGGACTTCCGTTTGACATCGCTCATGACGTCTTTGTGGGGGTTGCAAACATCATCTGCTCCATGGTGTTCGGGAAGCGCTACGACTACAAGGATGAAACGTTCCGAGAACTGTCGGAGGCAGTCGTCACCGTAATGTTTGAACTCGGAGCTGGGCAGATCATCAGCGTCTTCCCTTTGTTACGGTTTGTTCCTGTCG TGAATAGATCCGCCAACAATGCGTTGGAAGAGCTCCTCAAGATCCAAAATGTGTTAAGAGAGGAGATATCTCGCCATCGGGAACACTTCGATTGCGAGAACCCACGAGACTTCATCGACTACTGCCTGCTGGAGCAGGACAAGTCTGGCGGTCTGACGGACGAGAACGTCCTGTTCATGGCCCAGGACCTTTTCTTCGCGGGAACAGACACAACCACCAACACACTGCTGTGGAGTCTACTCTATATGACTTTGAACCCCGACATCCAAAATAAG GTGCAAGAGGAGCTTGATGCCGTTGTCGGTGAGGGTCTGCCCACCCTGTCCCACCGTTCCCAGCTGCCCTACCTGAATGCCTGTCTGCTGGAGGCCATGAGGATCCGCCATATTTCACCTCTTGCCATTCCCCATGCCACCACAGAGACGGTCAAAGTGCAGGGATATGACGTTCTTAAGGGAACCCAG GTACTTCTGAACCTGTACTCTGTCCACATGGACCCCGCCTACTGGCATGATCCGCACCGGTTTGACCCCGAAAGGTTTCTGGACGCGGAAGGGAACGTCATCAACAAGCCCGAGTCTTTCCTGCCTTTTAGTGGAG GCCGACGTGTGTGTCTTGGTGAGCAGCTGGCTAGGATGGAACTTTACCTGTTCTTCTCGACCCTGCTTCAGTCGTTCACCTTCAAGACACCAGAGGGCGCTTCTCCTCCAAGCACTGACGCTGTCTTTGGAATAACAACCAGGCCGCATCCGTTCAAGCTCTGTGTGATACCGCGTTAG